From the Daphnia magna isolate NIES linkage group LG3, ASM2063170v1.1, whole genome shotgun sequence genome, one window contains:
- the LOC116919089 gene encoding PIH1 domain-containing protein 1: MSLKPSSAMRLEIDESIIHSQLKFNKEDEEFQQLLSAAISERDSVPVDDFPYKTVKPKPGFCAKTQNIITSQKVFVNICHTTIIPAPADITESELTRILESDEPSTFRIPMSLGEGHEEVDKSGQPCIAYDVAINSKFFEKVESSLLFQTFLITIAMEGLEDKYKMELDKNGWNILKHRRCFGSMQLHRIEQRNEKPYVQEVPKKSQLKDVNNLKLIEEVDQIIPKTNTSEQFQKATPWYALVSTPDGIKLVVARIPIFQSEIGNISLSVVSNDCVSVKGEDGQNIVNVSLPYSVDPQKSKAIFNKTTKVLTVLLPLI, encoded by the exons ATGAGTCTCAAACCATCATCAGCCATGCGGCTGGAAATCGATGAATCCATTATCCACTCGCAGTTAAAGTTTAAC AAAGAGGATGAAGAATTTCAGCAGTTACTTAGCGCCGCCATATCAGAAAGGGATAGTGTACCAGTAGATGATTTCCCTTATAAAACTGTCAAACCAAAACCAG GATTCTGTGCAAAGACACAAAACATAATAACATCCCAGAAGGTTTTTGTGAATATTTGCCATACCACGATCATCCCGGCTCCAGCTGACATAACAGAATCAGAACTAACTCGGATTTTGGAATCTGATGAACCTTCTACCTTCCGGATTCCAATGAGCCTTGGAGAAGGACATGAAGAAGTAGATAAAT CTGGGCAACCATGCATAGCATATGATGTTGCCATCaactcaaaattttttgaaaaagtggAGAGCAGTTTGCTTTTCCAAACGTTCCTCATCACAATTGCTATGGAGGGTCTCGAGGATAAGTACAAGATGGAACTGGACAAGAACG GATGGAACATCTTAAAACATCGACGCTGCTTTGGGTCAATGCAGTTACACCGCATCGAGCAACGCAACGAAAAACCTTATGTGCAAGAAGTACCGAAAAAGTCTCAGTTGAAAGAtgtaaacaatttgaaattaaTCGAAGAGGTAGACCAGATCATCCCAAAAACTAATACTTCGGAGCAGTTCCAAAAGGCGACTCCATGGTACGCATTAGTGAGCACACCCGATGGAATAAAACTAGTGGTTGCTAGGATTCCAATTTTCCAAAGCGAGATCGGGAATATTTCTTTGTCTGTGGTTTCAAACGATTGCGTTTCCGTGAAAGGGGAAGATGGGCAGAATATAGTCAATGTTAGTCTGCCTTACTCGGTTGATCCTCAGAAAAGCAAAGCCATCTTTAATAAGACAACCAAAGTTTTAACTGTTCTTCTACCTTTGATATGA